From the Solanum pennellii chromosome 4, SPENNV200 genome, one window contains:
- the LOC107017093 gene encoding probable glycosyltransferase STELLO2 produces MLVQDREDGISKSPKGPKPIRERSSIPLSRTPNRFNGAKNLDFSTWVSENLYKILTILLLISTIAIFFYLRSAAGDTTTLLCLQSTQTHSIRPEFPKINWNNIPAILDKSTPYANFRSEKWVVVSVSDYPSDSLRKLGRIKGWQVLAVGNSKTPKDWNLKGTIFLSLEMQAKLGFRVVDYLPYDSYVRKTVGYLFAIQHGAKKILDVDDRGDVINDDIGKHFDVELIGEDARQEVILQYSHDNPNRTVVNPYIHFGQRSVWPRGLPLENVGEIGHEEFYTEIFGGKQLIQQGISNGLPDVDSVFYFTRKAGFEAFDIRFDEHAPKVALPQGMMVPVNSFNTLFHSSAFWGLMLPVSVSTMASDVLRGYWTQRMLWEIGGYVVVYPPTIHRYDRIEGYPFSEEKDLHVNVGRLTKFLVAWRSSKHRLFEKILELSYAMAEEGFWTVQDVKFTAAWLQDLLAVGYMQPRLMALELDRPRASIGHGDRKEFVPQKLPSVHLGVEEIGTVNYEIANLIKWRKNFGNVVLIIFCSGPVERTALEWRLLYGRIFKTVIILSDQKNGDLAVEKGNLDYMYRYAPKILDRYTSAEGFLFLQDNTILNYWNLLQADKSKLWIGNKISKSWHAVPVANKSDWFVKQAAVVKKVVATMPVHLQVNYKETMRSDETLTICSSEIFYIPRRFVSDFVDLVNLVGNLDVHHKVAMPMFFTAMDSPQNFDSVLNSMIYKKKSPGNLTTFYSAEAPAIHPWKVSSEQEFIKLIRVMAAGDPLLMELV; encoded by the exons ATGTTAGTCCAAGATCGTGAAGATGGTATTTCTAAATCACCAAAAGGACCAAAACCCATCAGAGAAAGATCATCAATACCTCTATCAAGAACCCCAAATCGTTTCAATGGAGCCAAGAATCTTGATTTTTCTACATGGGTTTCTGAAAATCTTTACAAAATCCTCACCATTTTGCTCTTAATCTCTACCATTGCTATTTTCTTCTACCTTCGTAGTGCTGCTGGTGATACCACTACTCTCCTTTGCTTACAGTCAACTCAAACTCACTCCATCAGACCTGAGTTCCCTAAAATCAACTGGAATAATATACCAGCTATCTTAGATAAGTCTACTCCTTATGCAAATTTTCGATCTGAGAAATGGGTTGTGGTTTCTGTTTCAGATTACCCGTCGGATTCGCTTAGAAAGCTTGGGAGGATCAAAGGGTGGCAGGTTCTTGCAGTTGGGAACTCGAAAACTCCTAAAGATTGGAACTTGAAAGGTACAATTTTCTTGTCTTTGGAAATGCAAGCTAAGTTAGGATTCAGGGTTGTAGATTACTTGCCTTATGATTCTTATGTTAGAAAGACTGTTGGTTATTTGTTTGCTATACAACATGGTGCTAAAAAGATTTTGGATGTGGATGATCGTGGTGATGTGATTAATGATGATATTGGTAAACattttgatgttgaattgattgGTGAGGATGCTAGGCAAGAGGTGATTTTGCAGTATAGTCATgataatcctaataggactgtGGTGAACCCGTATATCCATTTTGGGCAACGGTCTGTTTGGCCGAGAGGTTTGCCATTGGAAAATGTGGGTGAAATTGGACATGAGGAGTTTTATACTGAGATTTTTGGTGGAAAGCAGCTTATCCAGCAAGGGATCTCAAATGGTTTACCGGATGTGGATTCGGTGTTCTATTTTACTAGGAAGGCAGGGTTTGAAGCATTTGATATTAGATTTGATGAGCATGCCCCGAAAGTGGCATTGCCCCAGGGTATGATGGTTCCGGTTAATTCATTTAATACGCTTTTTCATTCATCTGCATTTTGGGGTTTGATGCTCCCAGTTTCTGTTAGTACAATGGCTTCTGATGTTTTAAGAGGATATTGGACACAGAGGATGTTATGGGAGATTGGTGGGTATGTTGTGGTGTATCCTCCCACTATCCATCGGTATGATAGAATCGAGGGATACCCTTTTTCAGAAGAGAAAGATCTACACGTGAATGTTGGCCGTTTAACAAAGTTTTTGGTAGCGTGGAGATCCAGTAAACACAGGTTGTTTGAAAAGATTTTGGAGTTAAGCTATGCAATGGCTGAAGAAGGCTTTTGGACGGTGCAAGATGTCAAGTTCACTGCTGCATGGCTTCAAGATCTGCTTGCTGTTGGGTACATGCAGCCTCGGCTAATGGCTTTAGAGTTGGATCGGCCAAGGGCAAGCATAGGCCATGGTGACAGGAAGGAATTTGTACCTCAGAAGTTGCCATCTGTGCATCTTGGGGTAGAAGAGATTGGTACAGTGAATTATGAAATCGCCAATTTGATTAAGTGGAGGAAGAATTTTGGCAATGTTGTGCTCATAATCTTTTGTAGTGGACCTGTTGAACGAACTGCCTTGGAGTGGAGATTGCTATATGGCAGGATATTTAAGACAGTTATCATATTGTCTGACCAGAAGAATGGAGATCTTGCCGTTGAAAAAGGAAATTTGGATTATATGTACAG GTATGCACCAAAGATACTTGATAGATATACTAGTGCAGAAGGCTTTCTATTTCTCCAGGACAATACTATCCTTAATTACTGGAACTTACTTCAAGCAGATAAGTCAAAGCTCTGGATAGGAAACAAG ATATCCAAGTCATGGCACGCTGTTCCAGTAGCTAACAAATCGGACTGGTTTGTGAAGCAAGCTGCCGTTGTTAAGAAAGTGGTAGCAACAATGCCGGTACATTTGCAAGTCAATTACAAAGAGACAATGAGAAGTGACGAGACCTTGACGATATGCAGTTCGGAGATATTCTACATCCCCCGTCGTTTTGTATCCGACTTTGTCGACCTCGTTAATCTAGTAGGGAATCTAGACGTGCATCATAAGGTTGCAATGCCAATGTTTTTTACGGCTATGGATTCTCCACAGAATTTCGATTCAGTATTGAATTCAATGATTTACAAGAAGAAGTCTCCTGGCAATTTAACGACATTCTATTCAGCTGAGGCACCTGCAATTCACCCATGGAAAGTGTCAAGTGAGCAAGAGTTCATAAAGCTGATCAGAGTTATGGCAGCAGGTGACCCCCTGTTAATGGAGTTGGTATAG